The following proteins are encoded in a genomic region of Cryptomeria japonica chromosome 11, Sugi_1.0, whole genome shotgun sequence:
- the LOC131041343 gene encoding ricin B-like lectin R40G3 isoform X2, translating to MAARGHLATLALGIPHDPHQQWIKVDSWGLKVKDEVGFPAFALVNKATKQALKHGNQEWDQIYLADYNPNKLDESVLWTQSEDVEHGYQCLRPVNNIRLNMDAKGANGETGGIHHGNELILFSWNKQSNQKWRLRPL from the exons ATGGCTGCCCGGGGCCATCTTGCAACACTTGCTTTAGGAATCCCACATGATCCCCACCAG CAATGGATCAAAGTGGATTCATGGGGGCTTAAAGTGAAGGATGAAGTTGGATTCCCAGCCTTTGCATTGGTGAATAAGGCTACAAAGCAGGCTCTAAAACATGGAAATCAAGAGTGGGATCAG ATATACTTGGCAGATTACAACCCCAACAAGTTGGATGAATCAGTTCTATGGACCCAAAGTGAAGATGTTGAGCATGGTTACCAATGCCTTAGGCCTGTAAACAACATCCGTCTCAATATGGATGCCAAAGGAGCTAATGGTGAAACTGGTGGAATCCATCATGGAAATGAGCTCATTCTCTTCAGCTGGAATAAGCAAAGCAACCAGAAATGGAGGCTGCGGCCTCTTT AG
- the LOC131859943 gene encoding ricin B-like lectin R40G2, whose protein sequence is MSGRHHHHDQQYPARPPNPLVSVQGNTVKIYCEADPDYYLANLNGHVIMAAANESDPNQQWIMDTSWSVRAKDEAGFPAFALINRATGQTLRHGRSESERVMFFKLLSILRSEELLEGLILWD, encoded by the exons ATGTCTGGACGACACCACCACCATGATCAGCAATACCCAGCTCGACCTCCCAATCCCCTAGTCTCTGTACAAGGGAACACTGTGAAGATCTACTGTGAAGCTGATCCTGATTACTATCTGGCCAATCTTAATGGTCACGTGATCATGGCAGCTGCTAATGAGTCTGACCCAAATCAG CAATGGATCATGGACACTTCATGGAGTGTGAGGGCAAAGGATGAAGCAGGATTCCCTGCATTTGCCTTGATAAACAGGGCTACAGGCCAGACTCTAAGGCATGGACGTTCAGAGAGTGAAAGGGTTATGTTTTTTAAGCTCCTTTCTATTTTAAGAAGTGAAGAATTATTAGAGGGTTTAATATTATGGGATTGA
- the LOC131041343 gene encoding ricin B-like lectin R40G3 isoform X1 — protein MAARGHLATLALGIPHDPHQQWIKVDSWGLKVKDEVGFPAFALVNKATKQALKHGNQEWDQIYLADYNPNKLDESVLWTQSEDVEHGYQCLRPVNNIRLNMDAKGANGETGGIHHGNELILFSWNKQSNQKWRLRPLCK, from the exons ATGGCTGCCCGGGGCCATCTTGCAACACTTGCTTTAGGAATCCCACATGATCCCCACCAG CAATGGATCAAAGTGGATTCATGGGGGCTTAAAGTGAAGGATGAAGTTGGATTCCCAGCCTTTGCATTGGTGAATAAGGCTACAAAGCAGGCTCTAAAACATGGAAATCAAGAGTGGGATCAG ATATACTTGGCAGATTACAACCCCAACAAGTTGGATGAATCAGTTCTATGGACCCAAAGTGAAGATGTTGAGCATGGTTACCAATGCCTTAGGCCTGTAAACAACATCCGTCTCAATATGGATGCCAAAGGAGCTAATGGTGAAACTGGTGGAATCCATCATGGAAATGAGCTCATTCTCTTCAGCTGGAATAAGCAAAGCAACCAGAAATGGAGGCTGCGGCCTCTTTGTAAGTAA